The Gemmata palustris genome includes a region encoding these proteins:
- a CDS encoding ArsR/SmtB family transcription factor — translation MARNAPDPKTQAAWLIAIGEPTRLALIRALVAGEKTVTNLARELGVEIVNISHHLSVMKDAGLVTVERDGRFMIYALVGAAVATGRLELTHPSGLQLRVPLE, via the coding sequence ATGGCCCGAAACGCACCCGACCCGAAGACACAAGCCGCGTGGCTGATCGCGATCGGCGAGCCGACGCGCCTGGCCCTGATCCGCGCCCTCGTGGCCGGTGAGAAAACCGTGACCAATCTGGCCCGCGAACTGGGCGTGGAGATCGTGAACATCTCGCACCACCTGAGCGTGATGAAGGACGCCGGGCTGGTGACCGTCGAGCGCGACGGGCGGTTCATGATCTACGCGCTGGTCGGCGCCGCCGTGGCCACGGGGCGGCTGGAACTGACGCACCCGTCCGGGCTGCAACTGCGCGTGCCGCTGGAGTAA
- a CDS encoding PQQ-binding-like beta-propeller repeat protein: MPRLFAVFALAFVPAPLFAADWNQWLGPKRDGGSAEAVAPWTEKDAPKVLWKAKVGVGFSTPVIVDGRVFVHARINGKDREELIALDAKTGKVLWRAAYDRGPYSSVLNTGPQATPTVAGNRVYAYGITGFLTCFEADTGKQVWQVDAFKKLKTELPRFGVCCSPLVVGNKVLVAVGGKGSSVVAFESETGEIAWQGLDEPASTSSPVLVVAGGKPGRLPEVAFMTTLRVVGLNPLDGAANWEFALPFQPGGTSPTPLVIGDRIVTSTMSNGTTAIRVTAGEKVTAEKEWQAKALSGYFSSGVASKDRVFLVTNTLKPVPRADLVCVELKTGKEMWKKEGMGYFHFGLIRTANGKLLVLDDAGNLKLIDAEGKEFKELCATKVCEGTLVTPALSNGLLYARDASEVICVQLVP; this comes from the coding sequence ATGCCACGGTTATTCGCCGTCTTCGCTCTCGCGTTCGTTCCGGCCCCGCTCTTTGCGGCCGATTGGAACCAGTGGCTCGGGCCAAAGCGTGACGGCGGTTCGGCCGAAGCCGTCGCGCCGTGGACAGAAAAAGACGCGCCGAAGGTGTTGTGGAAGGCGAAAGTCGGCGTCGGGTTCAGCACCCCGGTAATCGTAGACGGGCGCGTGTTCGTCCACGCCCGGATCAACGGCAAGGACCGCGAGGAACTGATCGCGCTCGACGCGAAGACGGGCAAGGTGCTGTGGCGCGCGGCCTACGACCGCGGACCGTACAGCAGCGTGCTGAACACGGGGCCGCAAGCCACGCCGACCGTCGCAGGCAATCGGGTTTACGCTTACGGCATCACCGGGTTCCTCACCTGCTTTGAAGCGGATACGGGCAAACAAGTCTGGCAGGTAGACGCCTTCAAGAAACTCAAAACCGAGCTCCCGCGCTTCGGCGTGTGTTGCTCACCGCTGGTCGTCGGGAACAAGGTGCTGGTCGCGGTCGGCGGTAAGGGGAGTTCGGTGGTCGCGTTCGAGTCCGAGACGGGTGAGATCGCGTGGCAAGGGCTGGATGAGCCCGCGAGCACGTCGTCGCCGGTGCTGGTCGTTGCGGGCGGGAAGCCCGGCCGGTTACCCGAAGTCGCGTTCATGACCACGCTCCGCGTTGTCGGTTTGAACCCGCTCGACGGCGCGGCGAATTGGGAGTTCGCGCTGCCGTTCCAACCGGGCGGGACGTCCCCCACGCCCCTCGTCATCGGCGACCGCATCGTGACCAGCACCATGAGCAACGGCACGACCGCGATCCGCGTGACCGCCGGGGAGAAGGTGACCGCCGAGAAGGAGTGGCAGGCAAAAGCCCTCAGCGGTTACTTCTCGTCCGGGGTTGCGAGCAAGGATCGCGTGTTCCTGGTCACGAACACACTGAAGCCGGTTCCGCGTGCGGATCTCGTGTGCGTCGAACTGAAGACCGGGAAGGAAATGTGGAAGAAAGAGGGAATGGGGTACTTCCACTTCGGTCTGATCCGCACCGCCAACGGGAAACTCCTCGTCCTCGACGACGCCGGGAACCTGAAGCTGATCGACGCGGAAGGGAAAGAGTTCAAGGAACTTTGCGCTACGAAGGTGTGCGAGGGCACGCTCGTCACCCCGGCGCTCTCCAACGGCCTCCTCTACGCTCGCGACGCTTCCGAAGTGATCTGCGTGCAACTCGTTCCGTAA
- a CDS encoding DUF1559 domain-containing protein, which translates to MVRLRSKGFTLIELLVVIAIIAILIGLLLPAVQKVREAAARMSCQNNLKQITLAYFNQESAFGYFPLSGSNVPTAPFGWGLNVLTAIEQDNLYKQYTVGAPPYTGIGGPANNQAVSATRVKVFTCPSNPDSSGPAVLYTLPGYASWTGMPGDYGPIKGVNPSLASTISGFPSGNLNGMFQVDAKTKIADVTDGLSNTIMIPEIAGRPYLWQAGKKQPYPTAFTYSNGSGLWNDATCSNATLNGSDAAGTSSARTCVVNCSNDLGLYAFHTGAVNVGMGDGSVRTINASASLFTVAALVTRANGEVISE; encoded by the coding sequence ATGGTTCGCCTTCGGAGCAAGGGTTTTACACTGATCGAGTTGCTGGTGGTGATCGCGATCATCGCGATCCTCATCGGCCTGCTCCTGCCGGCTGTGCAAAAGGTCCGGGAGGCCGCCGCCCGGATGAGTTGCCAGAACAACTTGAAGCAGATCACGTTGGCCTACTTCAATCAGGAGAGCGCGTTCGGGTACTTCCCGCTGAGCGGCAGCAACGTCCCGACGGCCCCGTTCGGCTGGGGGCTGAACGTCCTGACGGCGATCGAGCAGGACAATTTGTACAAGCAGTACACGGTCGGGGCACCGCCGTACACCGGGATCGGCGGGCCGGCGAACAATCAGGCCGTCTCCGCCACCCGGGTGAAGGTCTTCACGTGCCCATCGAACCCGGACTCGAGCGGCCCGGCGGTGCTGTACACGCTCCCGGGATACGCCTCGTGGACCGGCATGCCCGGCGACTACGGCCCGATCAAGGGCGTGAACCCCAGTCTCGCGAGCACGATCAGTGGGTTCCCTTCGGGCAACCTCAACGGCATGTTCCAGGTGGACGCGAAGACCAAGATCGCCGACGTGACCGATGGTCTCTCGAACACCATCATGATTCCCGAGATTGCCGGCCGCCCGTACCTGTGGCAGGCCGGGAAGAAGCAGCCGTACCCGACCGCCTTCACCTACTCCAACGGGTCCGGGCTGTGGAACGACGCGACGTGCAGCAACGCCACCCTGAACGGATCGGACGCGGCCGGCACCTCCTCGGCCCGCACCTGCGTGGTGAACTGCTCGAACGACCTCGGGCTGTACGCGTTCCACACCGGCGCGGTGAACGTCGGTATGGGGGACGGGTCGGTGCGCACGATCAACGCCAGCGCGTCCCTGTTCACGGTCGCGGCGCTGGTAACGCGGGCGAACGGGGAAGTCATCAGTGAGTAG
- a CDS encoding MFS transporter, producing MSSARLVDGSEPRAAWPARLPFYYGWVNVAVAAVAMSATLPGRTYGLGLVKEPLRAELDISDLRFNVLNFWAVVIGAACVIPIGRLIDKLGTRLVLAGVGTALGGCVLLMSRAATEWELAVALTLVRGLGQGALSVVAIALVGKWFRRRAGVAMGAFTLLLAVGFIAPIFVVEAAVGSVGWRAAWEGVGLALLFGLVPLGLLFARSAPEACGIAPDEPAIDADRSAAMTLGAALATPSFWVYTAAATVFNLIFSALTLDNELLLMEHGLDGKKANGLVLGVLMLSGLPANVIAGSLARHRPLGKLLGAGVLILAGSLLLFPLVSNLGLAAVYAVLLGASGGIITVIYFAVYGHTFGRTHLGSIQATVQVLSVFASASGPVLLAVVRERGGGTAPFFYTFAVIALVLAVAAWVVRPPVRAVPDPQVPAEEAEGVKEVW from the coding sequence GTGAGTAGCGCCCGATTGGTAGACGGGTCGGAGCCGCGCGCGGCGTGGCCGGCCCGCCTGCCGTTCTATTACGGGTGGGTGAACGTGGCGGTCGCGGCGGTCGCGATGTCGGCCACGCTGCCCGGTCGCACCTACGGGCTGGGCCTCGTCAAAGAGCCGCTCCGCGCCGAACTGGATATCAGCGACCTGCGGTTCAACGTGCTGAATTTCTGGGCCGTCGTGATCGGCGCGGCGTGCGTGATCCCGATCGGCCGTCTGATCGACAAGTTGGGCACGCGGCTCGTCCTCGCGGGCGTCGGGACCGCGCTCGGCGGGTGCGTGCTGCTGATGAGCCGCGCGGCGACCGAATGGGAACTCGCGGTGGCGCTCACTCTGGTGCGCGGGTTGGGTCAGGGCGCGCTTTCGGTTGTTGCCATCGCGCTCGTGGGGAAGTGGTTCCGCCGGCGTGCGGGCGTCGCGATGGGGGCGTTCACGCTGCTCCTGGCGGTCGGGTTCATCGCGCCCATTTTCGTGGTCGAAGCGGCCGTCGGTTCGGTCGGCTGGCGGGCCGCGTGGGAGGGCGTCGGGTTGGCGCTGCTCTTCGGTCTCGTGCCGCTCGGCCTTCTGTTCGCACGGAGCGCGCCCGAAGCGTGCGGCATAGCGCCCGACGAACCTGCCATCGACGCAGACCGGAGCGCGGCGATGACGCTCGGGGCGGCGCTCGCGACGCCCTCGTTTTGGGTGTACACGGCCGCCGCAACGGTCTTCAACCTGATCTTCTCCGCTCTCACGCTCGACAATGAACTGCTGTTGATGGAACATGGGTTGGACGGGAAGAAAGCGAACGGGCTGGTCCTCGGCGTGCTGATGCTGAGCGGGTTACCTGCGAACGTGATCGCGGGTTCGCTCGCCCGCCACCGGCCACTGGGGAAGCTGCTCGGGGCGGGCGTGCTGATCCTGGCCGGGTCGCTGCTGCTGTTCCCCCTCGTCTCGAACCTCGGTCTGGCGGCAGTTTACGCGGTACTACTCGGCGCATCCGGCGGTATCATCACGGTGATCTACTTCGCCGTGTACGGCCACACCTTCGGTCGCACGCATTTGGGCAGCATCCAGGCAACGGTGCAGGTTCTGTCGGTGTTCGCGTCGGCGAGCGGCCCGGTGCTGTTGGCGGTCGTGCGGGAGCGCGGTGGTGGCACCGCACCGTTCTTCTACACGTTCGCCGTGATCGCACTGGTGCTGGCGGTCGCCGCGTGGGTCGTGCGCCCGCCCGTTCGAGCGGTGCCGGACCCGCAAGTGCCAGCGGAAGAGGCGGAAGGGGTCAAAGAGGTGTGGTGA
- a CDS encoding ArsI/CadI family heavy metal resistance metalloenzyme, producing MSSLNVIEEPVKFHLSLNVPDLARAVEFYALLFGHPPAKRHDDYAKFELDDPPVVFSLSPHPPGPGASLSHIGLRVASDDTIRRYRDRLEAAGVCTQAQDGTTCGYAKQNKLWVSDPFGNFWEVYRVEEDVRPEAVRKSLEGAAARTDIESLAHPQTGAVWEHFVTSAAPDRIPHPDAALDEVRLTGTFNADLSDSQRAALLNEAARVLKPGGKVVAHGLMGDRTFPGARPELPGLAAMVARVPVQTEPIEALRRAGFVGVQVVKYTEKAWFVLEGVELREVKLVAWKPGATVAAGGETRQVLYKGPFARATADGGRTFERGKRVTVPAAVWDQLRLGPTAEQFLFFEPGHPAPCAR from the coding sequence ATGTCGTCGCTGAACGTGATCGAAGAGCCGGTGAAGTTCCACCTGTCGCTGAACGTGCCGGACCTGGCGCGGGCGGTGGAGTTCTATGCCCTCCTGTTTGGTCACCCGCCGGCGAAGCGGCACGACGACTACGCCAAGTTCGAGCTGGACGACCCGCCCGTTGTGTTTTCGCTCAGCCCGCACCCGCCCGGCCCCGGCGCGTCGCTGAGTCACATCGGCCTCCGGGTCGCGTCCGACGATACGATTCGGCGCTACCGCGACCGGCTCGAAGCGGCCGGCGTCTGCACGCAGGCCCAGGACGGGACGACGTGCGGTTACGCCAAGCAGAACAAGCTGTGGGTGTCGGACCCGTTCGGAAACTTCTGGGAGGTCTACCGCGTCGAGGAGGACGTGCGCCCGGAAGCGGTCCGCAAGAGCCTCGAGGGCGCGGCCGCTCGTACCGACATCGAAAGCCTCGCGCACCCGCAGACCGGGGCCGTCTGGGAGCACTTCGTCACCAGCGCGGCGCCGGACCGGATCCCGCACCCGGACGCGGCGCTCGACGAGGTGCGACTCACGGGCACCTTCAACGCCGACCTCTCCGACTCGCAACGGGCCGCCCTGCTGAACGAAGCGGCCCGCGTCCTGAAACCGGGCGGGAAGGTCGTGGCGCACGGGCTGATGGGCGACCGCACGTTCCCCGGTGCGCGGCCCGAGCTCCCCGGCCTGGCCGCGATGGTCGCCCGCGTTCCGGTGCAGACGGAACCGATCGAGGCACTCCGCCGGGCCGGGTTCGTGGGCGTGCAGGTGGTGAAGTACACCGAGAAGGCGTGGTTCGTACTCGAGGGCGTCGAACTCCGCGAGGTGAAACTCGTTGCCTGGAAGCCCGGAGCGACGGTCGCCGCCGGTGGGGAAACGCGCCAGGTCTTGTACAAGGGTCCGTTCGCCCGCGCGACCGCCGACGGCGGGCGCACCTTCGAGCGCGGCAAGCGGGTGACGGTGCCGGCCGCCGTGTGGGACCAACTGCGACTCGGCCCGACGGCCGAGCAGTTCCTGTTCTTCGAGCCGGGCCACCCGGCGCCGTGCGCGCGATGA
- a CDS encoding ArsI/CadI family heavy metal resistance metalloenzyme, producing MPATAELGTTTATRFHVGLHVADLARSVRFYSTLLGTGATKHFDDYAKFDLAAPPLVLALYPSPQQPGGALNHVGLRFPDSAALVDVQRRLEEAGIPTQRQEGVECCYSRQTKFWVTDPDRTLWEIYTLHEDITHSGFDGPPAPLPPPAEAVWQHRITDPLPDKIPHTDGSLDGVTLEGTLNALVPPARLANLLAEAHRALKPGGKLSIHGLVGDRPFPGTPKLPGLAALVQRVPVDTEPLGLLLRAGFGGLFYEKLGDIHCFSVNGVELRELRLHGWKPGTAAVGPCAIMYKGPFEQVSCECGTVFRRGEKVTVSAMVAGWLRSGPAAEQFAFLS from the coding sequence ATGCCGGCGACGGCCGAACTCGGTACGACCACCGCGACCCGCTTCCACGTCGGGCTGCACGTCGCGGACCTCGCGCGGTCGGTGCGGTTCTACAGTACGCTTCTCGGCACCGGTGCTACGAAGCACTTCGACGACTACGCGAAATTCGACCTGGCAGCGCCGCCGCTCGTGCTGGCGCTGTACCCCAGCCCGCAGCAACCCGGCGGGGCGCTCAACCACGTCGGGCTGCGGTTCCCGGACTCGGCCGCGCTCGTCGACGTGCAGCGGCGGCTCGAGGAGGCCGGCATCCCGACCCAGCGGCAGGAGGGCGTCGAGTGCTGCTACTCGCGGCAGACGAAGTTCTGGGTGACCGACCCGGACCGGACGCTGTGGGAAATCTACACCCTGCACGAGGACATCACCCACTCCGGGTTCGACGGTCCGCCCGCGCCGCTGCCGCCCCCCGCCGAAGCCGTGTGGCAGCACCGCATCACGGACCCGCTGCCGGACAAGATCCCGCACACCGATGGCAGCCTCGACGGGGTGACGCTCGAAGGCACACTCAACGCGCTCGTGCCTCCGGCGCGGTTAGCGAACCTCCTGGCCGAGGCGCACCGCGCGCTCAAGCCGGGCGGCAAGCTCTCGATTCACGGATTGGTGGGCGACCGGCCGTTTCCGGGCACGCCGAAATTACCGGGGCTGGCGGCGCTGGTCCAGCGGGTGCCGGTGGACACCGAGCCGCTCGGTCTGCTGCTCCGGGCCGGGTTCGGCGGCCTGTTCTACGAGAAACTCGGGGACATCCACTGTTTCAGCGTCAACGGCGTCGAGCTCCGCGAACTGCGGCTGCACGGGTGGAAGCCCGGCACCGCGGCCGTCGGCCCGTGCGCGATCATGTATAAGGGACCGTTCGAGCAGGTATCGTGTGAGTGCGGCACCGTGTTCCGGCGCGGCGAGAAGGTGACCGTGTCCGCGATGGTCGCGGGCTGGCTCCGGTCCGGCCCCGCCGCCGAACAGTTCGCGTTCCTTTCTTGA